In a genomic window of [Empedobacter] haloabium:
- a CDS encoding TrbC/VirB2 family protein, whose product MTKKISGLIGKGRAALAGNKAAMREADQRATRSMVLMAVCAAAILPGVAMAAAAATPWDSMGTQVLAIFQSGLTRTIAIVSVIACGIAALAGKLSWDWAIKIIVGIVLIFGGTALVDFLIDATS is encoded by the coding sequence ATGACCAAGAAAATTTCCGGCCTGATTGGCAAAGGCCGCGCCGCACTGGCCGGCAACAAGGCCGCGATGCGCGAAGCGGACCAGCGTGCCACCCGTTCGATGGTGCTGATGGCCGTCTGCGCCGCCGCCATCCTGCCGGGCGTGGCGATGGCGGCCGCGGCCGCGACGCCATGGGACAGCATGGGCACGCAGGTGCTGGCGATCTTCCAGAGCGGCCTGACCCGCACGATCGCCATTGTCAGCGTGATCGCTTGCGGTATCGCCGCGCTGGCGGGCAAGCTGTCGTGGGACTGGGCCATCAAGATCATCGTCGGCATCGTGCTGATCTTCGGCGGCACTGCCCTGGTTGACTTCCTGATCGACGCAACGAGCTAA
- a CDS encoding type IV secretion system protein VirB3 has translation MQDGAQEDVYTDELFVGLTRPTTMWGIPYTAFVIEFMVTTLVFLAVGNPLYLLLAAPIHAVLYAITASNPKAFDGMMMWLKTVGRCRNNRFWGAASFSPLARKKWEQ, from the coding sequence ATGCAGGACGGCGCGCAAGAGGACGTTTATACCGACGAGCTGTTCGTCGGCCTGACGCGCCCCACCACCATGTGGGGCATCCCGTACACGGCATTCGTCATCGAGTTCATGGTGACCACGCTGGTGTTCCTCGCAGTCGGCAACCCGTTGTACCTGTTGCTGGCCGCGCCGATCCACGCGGTGCTGTACGCCATCACCGCGAGCAATCCCAAGGCGTTCGACGGCATGATGATGTGGCTGAAAACCGTCGGACGCTGCCGCAACAATCGCTTCTGGGGCGCGGCGAGCTTCTCGCCGCTGGCCCGCAAGAAGTGGGAACAGTAA